ACGATCCACGAAACGCCCAGACGGGCGAGAGAACTGGCTGTCATGATGGGAACACGTGGCGCCTAGTTGCGCAGCATGTAGGTTTCGTATTCGAGCTTGCTGAACTTGCGATCGAGCAGTTGCACCGCGGCGACGACAAGAATCAGCAGCGTCAGCGCGAAACCGTAGCCGTAGAAGTCCGGCTGCATCAGCAGGGTAACGCCAGTCAGGATACCGTTCAACAGCACGAATGCAATACACAGCCGCAGCACCGTGCGTCGTGCATCGAGATAGAAGAACACGTTGAGCAGACCGAGCAGCAGCACCTGCAGGCTCGCGGCGATCACGTCGACGATCATCAGCGGCATGTACAGCGATGAAATCCCCGCAGCATCGAGCACCAGATGACCGAACGCGAGAATCAGCAGCAGCACCACAGCCTGAATCTTAACGATCTCATAGAGACCCGCGCGCACGCTGCCGACCATCATGTCGCGCATGTCGTTGATATGGCGCAGCGTTGCGCCGCTGCGCACGGCGTCGTAGAAGCGGTCGTAGTACTCGACGAAATCCGCTTCGATACGCACGAGGAACGTCGCCATGCCCGGCATCACGCACACGTAAGCGATGAACACGGGAATGTCGTAAATCACCGATGCATTGAGCGGCCCGATCACTTTCGAGCCCGTGCCCGGCGCGTACCAGAACATGAACTTGTCGAGCCACACGCCGAGATTGAACAGGAAGCCGACCATCGCGAGCGACGGATACGCAAAGCGCTTCTGGAACACTTCGAACGAGACGAAACGCTCGCTGCGATAGTTGCGATAGATGAGCCCCGACAGCCCCGCGAGCAACACGATATGGCCCGCGACGAAACCGCCGAGCAGCCCCGACAGACCATGCGTGTTCAGCATCAGCGCGAACGCGACGGTGCATCCATAGCCGAGTGCGAATACATAAAGAATCTGCCGGTACTGCTTGACGCTCGACAGAAAGATCACGGCGATCCAGATGTTGCTGACGACGACGAAGCCCGCCACCATCAGCAGCCGGTAGACGAGCGGTTCGCCGCGAAACGCGAACAGAACGGCCAGCATGCCGAGCACGCCCGAAGCCCCCGTCGACACCAGCACGACGCCGTTATAGTTCGACAGCACGAGGTCGTCGCGCTTCTCGAACAGCCGGTCCGAAATGAAGCGCGTGAACGACAGCTGCAGCGGACCCGTCAGTATCAGACTGCACGCGATGATGTACGTGACCGACACCTGGAACTGCACGATCGCGTACTTCGGTATCACGAACGCGAGGCTCATCACACCGATGATCAGAATGCCGAAGATCGACAGGATCAGCGGACCCGAACTGATCAGCCCTGCATACGCGTAAGCGCGCGCGACGCCGAGCAGCGTCTGGTGCTTCAGGATCTTGCGAAGCTCGAAACCAATGCCTGCCATCAGCGCACCTCTTCCGTCTGTGCCGCTGCCGCCCTGCCCGCATGCATCGGACAGCCGGTCTGCTTGCCGTCGGCGGCCTTGACGCGCGACGGCGCAGCCATCAGGCGCTCATACAGCACGCGATATTGATCCGTCATTTGCGCCTTCGTATAGAAACGCCGCACGCGTTGCAGACCCGCCTCTTGCGCTGCGAGCCAGCGCGGTTCGTCGCCGAGCAGATCGATCACCGCCTGCGCGAACGCAGCAGGGTTCGCAATCGGCACGACGCTGCCCGCAACGCCCAGCGCGCGATCTTCTTCGCCGTAACCTTCGATCAGTTGACGGCACGAACCGACGTCCGTCGTGATCGACGGAATACCGGCCGCGAAACCTTCGAGCACGACGAGCGGCAACGCCTCGCTGATCGACGTCAGCGCGATCACGTCGACCTTCGGCAGAATGTCGTGTATACGCTGGAAGCCGAGAAACTTCACGTTCTTCGCGAGGCCAAGACTCTCCGCCAGCGCACGGCATTCCTGCGCATACGCGGGGTCTTCTTCCTCGGGACCGACGATCCATCCTTCGATATCGGGCATCGTGCGCGACGCGATGAAAAGCGCACGAATGAAAGTCTTGATGTCCTTGATGGGCACCACACGGCCGATCAGCGCGACCACGTTACGCGGCCGCACTTCGCGCAGTTCGACGAGCGGCGCGAGCCCTTCCACGTCGACGCCGTTCGGAATATTGCGCGTGCGTTCGGCCTGCGCGCCGTCTGCTATCTGCCGCTGACGGTTCGCTTCATAGAGCGCGACGATGTCGTCGGCGGCGTCGTACGCGAGCTTGCCGAGCGCTTCGAAAAAGCGCACCCACAGTTCGCGGAAATAGCTGATCTTCGAAATGTCGCGTTCGAACGCGCCGCGGTTGTCGCGGATCCACTGGCTTTGCAGCAGATCGATCTTGCGCTCTTTCGTGTAGATGCCGTGCTCGGAGATCAGCAGCGGACGGCCCGTGCGGTAATGCAGCAACGCGCCCAGAAAGCCCGCATAACCCGTCGATACCGTGTGATACACCTTCGCGGGCGGCAATTGCTCCGCAACACGCGCGAGCTGCCACAGCGGCTTGTGCATGATCCGCACGGTCCAGAAGTAATCGGTGAACGACGGGTCCGTGCAATAGCGATGATATTGATCGACGATGAAGTCCCACGCCGCGCGACTCGTCAGGAACTGTTCTTCACTCAGCGGCGCCTTGTCACCGATCAGTTGCACCATGTCGGCCATCATTGCGCCGGGCTCGACCTCGCCGCTGTTGCGCCAGGCCTCGTGCAGCGCCGCCGACTTCGCAAATGCATCGGCATCGCCGGGAATTTCGCGCGCGGCCTGAGCATCGGCGGATCCTGCTTCGTACAGATAGTGCGCTTCGAAATGCACGACGTTGTCGGGCAGCGCATACGCCGCGCCCTTGTAGTCCTCTTCGCGGCTGCCGATAAACGCGATCGCAAAGCGCAGCTCCGGATACGAGCGGAGCATTTCATTGACCCAGCTCGACACGCCGCCGCGCACGAACGGGAACGTGCCTTCGAGCAGCAGGCAAACATCGGCGTCCGCAGCGCGGCGCATCAGTGACGGTTTCATGTTGACCAGTAACGCGCAACAGGTTTGAGCATCGGCAGCGTCGCGGCATTGCCGAGCGACGCGAGCAGTTCGGAGACGCGCGCGTAATCGCCGCGCAGATATTCGACTTCGGCGAGCCAGGGCACCAGACGCTCGCGCGGAAAACCGAGCGATTGCGCGCGGTCCATGTAGCGCGCGGCTTCGTCCGCGTTACCGTTGGTCAGCGCAAGGCGGCCGCGAATCATCCACAACGCGGCGTCGCTGTCGTCGATCTCCAGCGCGGCGCGCGCATAGCGGTCCGCCTGCTCGAGCGTGTGCCGATAAACGGCGCCCTGCACGAGGTTCTGATAGATCAGTTCGAAATAGAGTTCGGCGAGTTGACGGTTCAACGCGCGGCGATCGCCGTCCGACTCCGCCGACTCCAGCGTCTTCGCCGTATGAAAGATGCGCTGCATCACGTCGTTTTCCGCCTGATCCAGCGTGCCGTAGGCAATCAGACGCACGTCTTCGACGGGATCGGCGAGCAGGTCGCGCAGCAGCGTGCCCGTCGTGCGCGTCGGCATGTTCTGGATCGCGACGAGCGCCGACAGACGATCGGCCGCGGCGACCTTCGTGTTGATCAGACGCGCCTGCAGGCGCGCGCCGCCGCCATGCGACACGCGCGACATCAGATACGTGACGAACTCCGGTGCGGGCACGTCGCCCATTTCGTCCTCGGGATGCGATGCGGGCGAGAGCGCGGCCCAGATGCAGCTGACCAGCACCACGAGTCCGCCGCACAGCGGCACAAACGTGCACGCGAGACCGAGCAGCAGCAGGCTCCATGCACGCGGCTCACGATAACGCAGCGGCAGCAGCTGGCGGAACAGCAGCGCCTGCAACGCACCGCATACAACATCGAGCGCGATCACGGACAGGAGCGGATCGTACGTCGTCGGCATTTCCGCGAAATACACGATGCCCACGCCCTGCGCGCACGCGACGATGACGATGCCGAGCGCCGCGAGCACCGACAGCATGAAGCCGATGACGCCGCCCGCCGGGCGGTTTGTGATGATCTTACCCATCGAGGCCACTTCGCGTGAGAAGACGCTTCAACGCCACGCCCGGCTCGTCGCCGCCGAGATGCAGCGTATGCACGCCGATACGCGCGCCTTCCAGGTCGAGATTGAACTGCGAACGCAGACTCGATTCGATCCGCGCGAGATAGCCGTCGACACCCGTCGCATCCGTCGCGGGCATCAGGTTCAGCAGCACCGACTGCCCTGCCGCCTTGACCGGCCACATCAGATCGAGCGACCGGCGGCGGCGCATCACGTGTTCGAAGAACGAGTCGCCGGCATCGTCGTGCGGGAACACGAGCGCCACCAGCGACGACGTGATTCCCGCCGACCGTTCGAGTCGCGTGAGACGGTTCACGTCGAGCGCGAATTCGTACGGGCAATCGGGCACGGCCTTCAGGATGTCGCGCACCTGCTGCGAGTGTTCGACGCCGTCCGCGTAGTAGCCGAGCAGCACGAGCAGCAGTTGCAGGTTGTCGAAGTTCAGCGACAGGAACGGCATGCGGCGGATCGCGAGCATTGCCAGCATGCGGCCGTCGGCGGAAATGAGCGGCGCGCACACGAGCAGATCCGTGTTCGTCACGGGACGGTCTTCGCTCTTCAGATGCGCGACCGCGCGCGTTTCGAGCGCGCGCTGAGCCAGATCGTCGCGCGGATCGAAATCGAACGCGTCACCGACGCGCGCGAGTGCTTCACGCCCCACCTTGTCGTCATGCACGGGATACAGCGCCGCGACTTCGATCTGACACGCCTGCGCGACGAATTCGAGCAGCTCGCGCGTGCCCGCCATGTCGCCCGAATGACGCGGCTTCGTATCGAGACCATGCGCGACGGAAATGCGGCGCAGCTCGGTGATCGAGTCTCGCAACGTGGTCGGCTTCGTCAGCAAGTCCTTCTCGAGCCGCTCGTGCGACAGGCGCATCAGATAGTGGCTGTTCGTGATCGCGACGAGACGGTCGTTGAGGTAATCGTTGATCGCGTTCGCGCGTTGCGCGCGGCTGCCCCACGTGTCGCCGAAGTGACCCGCGACGATGG
This genomic interval from Paraburkholderia sabiae contains the following:
- the pelG gene encoding exopolysaccharide Pel transporter PelG encodes the protein MAGIGFELRKILKHQTLLGVARAYAYAGLISSGPLILSIFGILIIGVMSLAFVIPKYAIVQFQVSVTYIIACSLILTGPLQLSFTRFISDRLFEKRDDLVLSNYNGVVLVSTGASGVLGMLAVLFAFRGEPLVYRLLMVAGFVVVSNIWIAVIFLSSVKQYRQILYVFALGYGCTVAFALMLNTHGLSGLLGGFVAGHIVLLAGLSGLIYRNYRSERFVSFEVFQKRFAYPSLAMVGFLFNLGVWLDKFMFWYAPGTGSKVIGPLNASVIYDIPVFIAYVCVMPGMATFLVRIEADFVEYYDRFYDAVRSGATLRHINDMRDMMVGSVRAGLYEIVKIQAVVLLLILAFGHLVLDAAGISSLYMPLMIVDVIAASLQVLLLGLLNVFFYLDARRTVLRLCIAFVLLNGILTGVTLLMQPDFYGYGFALTLLILVVAAVQLLDRKFSKLEYETYMLRN
- the pelF gene encoding GT4 family glycosyltransferase PelF encodes the protein MKPSLMRRAADADVCLLLEGTFPFVRGGVSSWVNEMLRSYPELRFAIAFIGSREEDYKGAAYALPDNVVHFEAHYLYEAGSADAQAAREIPGDADAFAKSAALHEAWRNSGEVEPGAMMADMVQLIGDKAPLSEEQFLTSRAAWDFIVDQYHRYCTDPSFTDYFWTVRIMHKPLWQLARVAEQLPPAKVYHTVSTGYAGFLGALLHYRTGRPLLISEHGIYTKERKIDLLQSQWIRDNRGAFERDISKISYFRELWVRFFEALGKLAYDAADDIVALYEANRQRQIADGAQAERTRNIPNGVDVEGLAPLVELREVRPRNVVALIGRVVPIKDIKTFIRALFIASRTMPDIEGWIVGPEEEDPAYAQECRALAESLGLAKNVKFLGFQRIHDILPKVDVIALTSISEALPLVVLEGFAAGIPSITTDVGSCRQLIEGYGEEDRALGVAGSVVPIANPAAFAQAVIDLLGDEPRWLAAQEAGLQRVRRFYTKAQMTDQYRVLYERLMAAPSRVKAADGKQTGCPMHAGRAAAAQTEEVR
- a CDS encoding tetratricopeptide repeat protein, whose translation is MGKIITNRPAGGVIGFMLSVLAALGIVIVACAQGVGIVYFAEMPTTYDPLLSVIALDVVCGALQALLFRQLLPLRYREPRAWSLLLLGLACTFVPLCGGLVVLVSCIWAALSPASHPEDEMGDVPAPEFVTYLMSRVSHGGGARLQARLINTKVAAADRLSALVAIQNMPTRTTGTLLRDLLADPVEDVRLIAYGTLDQAENDVMQRIFHTAKTLESAESDGDRRALNRQLAELYFELIYQNLVQGAVYRHTLEQADRYARAALEIDDSDAALWMIRGRLALTNGNADEAARYMDRAQSLGFPRERLVPWLAEVEYLRGDYARVSELLASLGNAATLPMLKPVARYWST
- a CDS encoding PelD GGDEF domain-containing protein — its product is MNTVTAQSAANAAKPRQSNPFGNLSAWRRLVAPAVSRPFSIAETIVFIGVAFAVSYALDRNDPFLMRTGFPWLWFAPLIVALRYGTLLGMLGCAMLIGAYQAMNHGSAAAWPTLFFTGGVLQTIVAGHFGDTWGSRAQRANAINDYLNDRLVAITNSHYLMRLSHERLEKDLLTKPTTLRDSITELRRISVAHGLDTKPRHSGDMAGTRELLEFVAQACQIEVAALYPVHDDKVGREALARVGDAFDFDPRDDLAQRALETRAVAHLKSEDRPVTNTDLLVCAPLISADGRMLAMLAIRRMPFLSLNFDNLQLLLVLLGYYADGVEHSQQVRDILKAVPDCPYEFALDVNRLTRLERSAGITSSLVALVFPHDDAGDSFFEHVMRRRRSLDLMWPVKAAGQSVLLNLMPATDATGVDGYLARIESSLRSQFNLDLEGARIGVHTLHLGGDEPGVALKRLLTRSGLDG